A single region of the Halobacterium wangiae genome encodes:
- a CDS encoding sensor domain-containing protein has product MALPGDVPRSTAYLLLSFPLGIAYFTFVVAALSAGAALLVFVVGVFVLAGAAPLARRVAVADAALGAKLFGTPVARLDGPDSDGGMLALALAELTHPSGYRAVFYLLARFVVGVAGFTVVVTWLTLSGTLLGTPFYYDHPDVTVGVTGVGEVETLGVALLFAAAGVVVAVVGAVVVGGIGRTAARTTAFVLEFPSAE; this is encoded by the coding sequence ATGGCCCTCCCCGGTGACGTCCCCCGCTCGACAGCCTACCTCCTCCTGTCGTTCCCGCTCGGCATCGCCTACTTCACGTTCGTCGTCGCGGCCCTCTCCGCGGGCGCCGCACTGCTGGTGTTCGTCGTCGGCGTGTTCGTCCTGGCCGGGGCGGCCCCCCTCGCGCGCCGCGTCGCCGTCGCGGACGCGGCGCTCGGCGCGAAACTGTTCGGTACTCCCGTGGCGCGCCTCGACGGCCCCGACAGCGACGGCGGCATGCTCGCACTGGCGCTCGCAGAACTCACCCACCCGTCGGGCTACCGCGCGGTGTTCTACTTGCTGGCCCGGTTCGTCGTGGGCGTCGCGGGGTTCACCGTCGTCGTCACGTGGCTCACGCTGTCGGGGACTCTCCTGGGGACCCCGTTCTACTACGACCACCCGGACGTGACCGTCGGCGTCACCGGCGTGGGGGAGGTCGAGACGCTCGGTGTAGCGCTCCTCTTCGCCGCCGCAGGCGTGGTCGTCGCCGTCGTCGGGGCGGTCGTCGTCGGCGGCATCGGGCGGACGGCCGCTCGGACCACCGCCTTCGTCCTCGAGTTCCCGTCGGCGGAGTGA
- a CDS encoding DUF5828 family protein, producing the protein MEESVAGFKRRGDWGDIVEHGERVTHALREAGAEDAYAEAFDEWDEWRPKSHERIEDEVNEKTADQASVDEGEGEKAGKAPNEDLQTAGEQLTESYERLGDGEEEEAVDKWQDSLGHVKRAADTAGRKVLRKVENAVYQNVMTQVAPYYFDNDLVSANIQRVRSQEEFTFEVNVNDDELKDAVREYLHSFEDIERWHVDTERETDTAEAAEGVEPPEQNGDAKSTTN; encoded by the coding sequence ATGGAGGAGAGTGTCGCCGGGTTCAAGCGGCGCGGCGACTGGGGAGACATCGTCGAACACGGTGAACGCGTCACGCACGCGCTCCGGGAGGCCGGCGCCGAGGACGCGTACGCCGAGGCGTTCGACGAGTGGGACGAGTGGCGACCGAAGTCCCACGAGCGCATCGAGGACGAGGTCAACGAGAAGACCGCCGACCAGGCGAGCGTCGACGAGGGCGAGGGCGAGAAGGCCGGGAAGGCGCCCAACGAGGACCTCCAGACCGCGGGCGAACAGCTCACGGAGTCCTACGAGCGACTCGGCGACGGCGAGGAAGAGGAGGCCGTCGACAAGTGGCAGGACTCCCTCGGGCACGTCAAGCGCGCGGCGGACACCGCCGGCCGGAAGGTGCTCCGGAAGGTCGAGAACGCCGTCTACCAGAACGTGATGACGCAGGTCGCGCCGTACTACTTCGACAACGACCTCGTGAGCGCGAACATCCAGCGCGTACGCAGCCAGGAGGAGTTCACCTTCGAGGTGAACGTCAACGACGACGAGCTGAAGGACGCGGTCCGCGAGTACCTCCACTCCTTCGAGGACATCGAGCGCTGGCACGTCGACACCGAACGCGAGACAGACACCGCCGAGGCCGCCGAGGGCGTCGAACCACCCGAACAGAACGGCGACGCGAAGTCGACGACGAACTGA
- a CDS encoding L-threonylcarbamoyladenylate synthase, producing MRVSDDELAAAADAIREGGLVVYPTETVYGLAADALDPEAVASVFDAKGRSRDEPLSFAFPDWEDALAYVRVGETERAFMAEFLPGPVTVVCAKRERVPDVLTGGRDRVGVRVPDHEVALALLERVAPVTATSANRSGQPSVTDPADLDPAFRERVGVVLDGGETPGTESTVVDVARAEILRRGANADAVAAWLQQRA from the coding sequence ATGCGCGTGTCCGACGACGAACTGGCGGCCGCCGCCGACGCGATTCGGGAGGGTGGCCTCGTGGTCTACCCGACGGAGACGGTGTACGGGCTGGCAGCGGACGCGCTCGACCCGGAGGCTGTCGCGTCGGTGTTCGACGCGAAGGGGCGGTCCCGGGACGAGCCGCTGTCGTTCGCGTTCCCCGACTGGGAGGACGCACTGGCGTACGTCCGCGTGGGTGAGACCGAGCGGGCGTTCATGGCGGAGTTCCTGCCCGGCCCGGTCACCGTCGTCTGTGCGAAACGCGAGCGCGTCCCCGACGTGCTCACGGGCGGACGGGACAGAGTGGGAGTGCGCGTCCCCGACCACGAGGTGGCGCTGGCGCTGCTGGAGCGGGTCGCCCCCGTCACGGCGACGAGCGCGAACCGCAGCGGCCAGCCGAGCGTCACCGACCCCGCCGACCTCGACCCGGCGTTCCGCGAGCGCGTGGGCGTCGTGCTGGACGGCGGCGAGACGCCGGGCACCGAGAGCACCGTCGTCGACGTCGCACGGGCCGAGATTCTCCGCCGGGGCGCGAACGCCGACGCCGTCGCTGCCTGGCTACAGCAGCGAGCGTAG
- a CDS encoding inorganic phosphate transporter translates to MSGTALATLVVAALASLFMAWAIGAGSSGSTPFAPAVGANAITVMRAGFVVGILGLAGAVFQGANVSEAVGRELIVGVTLSPVAATTALLTAAGLVAIGVFAGYPIATAFTVTGAVVGTGLAMGGGAAWAKYQQIAALWVLTPFVGGGIAYGMASGLRSLDVDRVTVPVLAAVVGAIVANVQFVFLGPQGVSRSLARATAVAVGEYELAVHLATTVAFAAVVAVLLRRDMDRDAERGQRHFLLALGGLVAFSAGGSQVGLAVGPLLPLVGEDVSLTYVLLGGGIGLLAGSWTGAPRMIKALAQDYSSLGPRRSIAALIPSFAIAQTAVFFGIPVSFNEIIVSAIIGSGYAASTGGGVSSTKMAYTALAWVASLALALGVSYGAFVAVDAVL, encoded by the coding sequence ATGAGTGGAACGGCCCTGGCGACGCTCGTCGTCGCAGCGCTCGCGAGTCTGTTCATGGCGTGGGCCATCGGCGCCGGCTCCTCGGGGTCGACGCCGTTCGCCCCGGCGGTCGGCGCGAACGCCATCACTGTGATGCGCGCGGGGTTCGTCGTCGGGATTCTCGGGCTCGCCGGCGCGGTCTTCCAGGGCGCGAACGTCTCCGAGGCCGTCGGACGGGAGCTCATCGTCGGCGTCACCCTCTCACCGGTGGCGGCGACGACGGCGCTGTTGACCGCCGCGGGCCTCGTCGCCATCGGCGTGTTCGCAGGCTACCCGATAGCGACCGCGTTCACCGTCACGGGCGCCGTCGTCGGCACGGGGCTGGCGATGGGCGGTGGCGCGGCGTGGGCGAAGTACCAGCAGATCGCGGCGCTGTGGGTGCTGACGCCGTTCGTCGGCGGCGGTATCGCCTACGGCATGGCGAGCGGACTCCGCTCGCTCGACGTCGACCGCGTCACCGTCCCCGTGCTCGCGGCCGTCGTCGGCGCCATCGTCGCCAACGTCCAGTTCGTCTTCCTCGGCCCGCAGGGCGTGAGCCGGTCGCTCGCGCGGGCGACGGCCGTCGCCGTCGGCGAGTACGAACTCGCCGTCCACCTCGCCACGACGGTCGCGTTCGCGGCGGTCGTCGCCGTCCTGCTGCGCCGCGACATGGACCGGGACGCGGAGCGCGGACAGCGCCACTTCCTGCTCGCGCTCGGCGGCCTCGTGGCGTTCTCCGCGGGGGGCAGCCAGGTCGGTCTCGCGGTCGGCCCGCTGCTCCCGCTGGTCGGCGAGGACGTGTCGCTGACGTACGTCCTCCTCGGAGGTGGCATCGGCCTGCTCGCCGGGTCGTGGACGGGCGCCCCCCGGATGATCAAGGCGCTCGCCCAGGACTACTCCTCGCTGGGCCCGCGGCGCTCGATCGCCGCGCTCATCCCGAGTTTCGCCATCGCCCAGACGGCCGTCTTCTTCGGCATCCCGGTCTCGTTCAACGAGATCATCGTCAGCGCCATCATCGGGTCGGGCTACGCGGCCTCCACCGGCGGCGGCGTCAGCAGCACCAAGATGGCCTACACGGCGCTCGCGTGGGTCGCGTCGCTCGCGCTCGCGCTCGGCGTCAGCTACGGCGCGTTCGTCGCCGTCGACGCGGTCCTCTGA
- a CDS encoding GerW family sporulation protein, giving the protein MSTDIDSMLAPLVDRLADAGDVGTVYGDPVEREDRTVIPVARVAWGFGGGAGTSAAEEGDDEEAGEAGGDEGYGMGGGVRASPVGALEIGEEGTRFVRYGDRKRLLGFAVLAFFVGVLLGRR; this is encoded by the coding sequence ATGTCCACAGACATCGACAGCATGTTGGCGCCGCTCGTCGACCGGCTCGCGGACGCGGGCGACGTCGGCACCGTCTACGGCGACCCCGTCGAGCGCGAGGACCGGACCGTGATTCCCGTCGCGCGCGTCGCGTGGGGGTTCGGTGGTGGCGCCGGGACGAGCGCCGCCGAGGAGGGCGACGACGAGGAAGCGGGCGAGGCCGGCGGTGACGAGGGTTACGGGATGGGCGGCGGCGTCAGAGCGTCGCCGGTCGGCGCACTCGAGATCGGCGAGGAGGGGACGCGGTTCGTGCGCTACGGCGACAGGAAGCGACTGCTCGGATTCGCGGTGCTGGCGTTCTTCGTGGGCGTCCTGCTCGGTCGGCGCTAG
- a CDS encoding energy-coupling factor transporter transmembrane component T family protein, whose translation MTLAYRPGGTVLHGLDPRAKLALQTGFAVAAFAHTTPLGLALLTPLAVLAPRLAGASVREALSEFVVVLPFLLLGPVVAGVALGPPWVRPDAAFHAALASYRVVLVLLVASAYVYSTPVRDSRAAVRWLLPGRVGQAAGVGVGLVFRFLPVLQADLAGRRDAVDARLGTERPLRERVRLVAVGGLKRAFERADRLSVALRARCFAWNPTPPPLRFGRADWLATVGAVALVAVAVA comes from the coding sequence GTGACCCTCGCCTACCGCCCGGGCGGGACCGTCCTCCACGGCCTCGACCCGCGAGCGAAGCTGGCGCTCCAGACGGGGTTCGCCGTCGCGGCATTCGCGCACACGACCCCGCTCGGGCTCGCGCTGCTGACGCCGCTGGCGGTGCTCGCTCCCCGGCTGGCGGGCGCGTCGGTGCGCGAGGCGCTCTCCGAGTTCGTCGTCGTACTCCCGTTCCTCCTCCTCGGACCTGTCGTCGCCGGCGTCGCGCTCGGACCGCCGTGGGTTCGTCCGGACGCCGCGTTCCACGCCGCGCTCGCGTCGTACCGCGTGGTGCTCGTGTTGCTGGTCGCCAGCGCGTACGTCTACAGCACGCCCGTCAGGGACTCGCGGGCAGCGGTCCGGTGGCTGCTCCCGGGTCGCGTGGGGCAGGCGGCCGGCGTTGGGGTCGGTCTCGTGTTCCGATTTCTGCCCGTGTTGCAGGCGGACCTCGCGGGCCGCCGGGACGCCGTCGACGCTCGGCTCGGGACCGAGCGACCGCTCCGGGAGCGGGTTCGCCTCGTCGCCGTCGGCGGGCTGAAGCGCGCGTTCGAGCGCGCAGACCGGCTCTCGGTCGCCCTCCGGGCGCGCTGCTTCGCGTGGAACCCGACGCCACCGCCGCTGCGCTTCGGGCGTGCCGACTGGCTCGCGACGGTGGGAGCAGTGGCGCTGGTCGCCGTCGCGGTCGCCTGA
- a CDS encoding (Fe-S)-binding protein: protein MNSFALAQAGAETRPTFWRIGHVGEALFYYLAFVAVAIFLFGVYRRFATYAKGSEDPVDRLSELPSRVVAAAKLVATNEKQFDRDLTAGLMHTFIMWGFLTLLIGTTILMIDMDIWTLFAGQPSFFVGDFYLAYSFVLDAMGFLFVVGVGMALYKRYWTRNDRLWGKHTSPEDGLFVWTLFLLGVGGYVTEGFRILGTSATRDVSFETVSFVGWFVADVLQVVGFGPEAAAAAYPAVWWSHSLLALAFVATVPYAKPFHMISSYANLVTRDEDAGRRLPRVPADAAPEDIGPSEIEDFSWKQLLDHDACTKCGRCSSVCPAKAAGRPLDPRDVILDLKNYREDLQAGRTDEVDIVADGGTSVIDAETMDSCMSCMACMDACPVDIEHVTQFTEMNRRLTESGQMNKNVEDAVMNVFQKGNTFGDPDRKRPEWTEELDFEVPDAREEAVEYLWYVGDYPSYDGRNQHVARSLARVFEAADVSYGILYEDEQNDGNDIRRVGEEGLFEMVAEENIEAFESCDYEKVVCTDPHSYNTFTNEYDQFGFEDADSVYHYTQVVENLVNAGALGLSGTELDDTVTYHDPCHLGRYNGEFEAPREVIRATGVTLDEMPRNRADSFCCGGGGGGLWMDFEEEPKPSEERIREALEDTDAGPAVDRFVVACPMCMTMYEDGRKTGGFEDDIEVTDITELLVEALDANRGGETGATSAAAD, encoded by the coding sequence ATGAATTCGTTCGCGCTGGCGCAGGCGGGGGCCGAAACGCGCCCCACGTTCTGGCGCATCGGTCACGTCGGCGAGGCACTGTTCTACTACCTCGCCTTCGTCGCCGTCGCAATCTTCCTGTTCGGCGTCTACCGCCGGTTCGCGACGTACGCGAAGGGGAGCGAGGACCCCGTCGACCGGCTCTCGGAGCTCCCGTCGCGGGTCGTCGCGGCGGCGAAACTCGTCGCCACGAACGAGAAACAGTTCGACCGCGACCTCACCGCGGGCCTCATGCACACGTTCATCATGTGGGGGTTCCTGACGCTGCTCATCGGGACCACCATCCTGATGATCGACATGGACATCTGGACGCTGTTCGCCGGCCAGCCGTCCTTCTTCGTCGGTGACTTCTACCTCGCGTACTCGTTCGTGCTGGACGCCATGGGGTTCCTCTTCGTCGTCGGCGTCGGGATGGCGCTGTACAAGCGCTACTGGACCCGCAACGACCGGCTCTGGGGGAAACACACCAGCCCCGAGGACGGGCTGTTCGTCTGGACGCTGTTCCTGCTCGGCGTCGGCGGCTACGTCACCGAGGGGTTCCGCATCCTCGGGACGAGCGCCACCCGGGACGTCTCCTTCGAGACGGTGAGCTTCGTCGGCTGGTTCGTCGCCGACGTCCTCCAGGTCGTGGGCTTCGGCCCCGAAGCGGCGGCGGCAGCCTACCCCGCGGTCTGGTGGAGTCACTCGCTGCTCGCGCTGGCGTTCGTCGCCACCGTGCCGTACGCCAAGCCGTTCCACATGATTTCGAGTTACGCGAACCTCGTCACCCGCGACGAGGACGCGGGCCGGCGGCTCCCCCGGGTGCCCGCGGACGCCGCCCCAGAGGACATCGGCCCCTCGGAGATCGAGGACTTCTCCTGGAAGCAGCTGCTCGACCACGACGCCTGCACGAAGTGCGGACGCTGCTCGTCGGTCTGCCCGGCGAAGGCCGCGGGCCGCCCGCTGGACCCCCGTGACGTCATCCTTGACCTGAAGAACTACCGCGAGGACCTGCAGGCGGGCCGCACCGACGAGGTGGACATCGTCGCCGACGGGGGCACCTCCGTCATCGACGCGGAGACGATGGACTCCTGTATGTCCTGCATGGCGTGCATGGACGCCTGCCCCGTCGACATCGAGCACGTCACGCAGTTCACGGAGATGAACCGCCGCCTCACGGAGTCGGGCCAGATGAACAAGAACGTCGAGGACGCCGTAATGAACGTCTTTCAGAAGGGGAACACGTTCGGCGACCCCGACCGCAAGCGCCCCGAGTGGACCGAGGAACTCGACTTCGAGGTGCCCGACGCCCGCGAGGAGGCCGTCGAGTACCTCTGGTACGTCGGCGACTACCCCTCCTACGACGGTCGCAACCAGCACGTCGCCCGCTCGCTCGCCCGCGTCTTCGAGGCCGCCGACGTCTCCTACGGCATCCTCTACGAGGACGAGCAGAACGACGGCAACGACATCCGCCGCGTCGGCGAGGAGGGCCTCTTCGAGATGGTCGCCGAGGAGAACATCGAGGCGTTCGAGTCCTGCGACTACGAGAAGGTCGTCTGCACGGACCCCCACTCCTACAACACGTTCACCAACGAGTACGACCAGTTCGGCTTCGAGGACGCCGACTCGGTCTACCACTACACGCAGGTCGTCGAGAACCTCGTGAACGCGGGTGCTCTCGGCCTCTCCGGCACGGAGCTCGACGACACCGTCACGTACCACGACCCCTGCCACCTCGGCCGCTACAACGGCGAGTTCGAGGCGCCCCGCGAGGTCATCCGCGCCACGGGCGTCACCCTCGACGAGATGCCCCGCAACCGCGCGGACTCGTTCTGCTGTGGAGGCGGTGGCGGCGGGCTCTGGATGGACTTCGAAGAGGAGCCCAAGCCAAGCGAGGAGCGCATCCGCGAAGCCCTCGAGGACACGGACGCCGGCCCCGCCGTCGACCGGTTCGTCGTCGCGTGCCCGATGTGCATGACGATGTACGAGGACGGTCGGAAGACCGGCGGCTTCGAGGACGACATCGAGGTCACGGACATCACCGAACTACTCGTCGAGGCCCTGGACGCGAACCGAGGCGGCGAGACGGGCGCCACGTCCGCCGCGGCGGACTAG
- a CDS encoding conditioned medium-induced protein 4 encodes MDEKTEELRDIFIDVADDETVTESQADTHGSLSSETEVDERLHDAVADMRDRLEFDTDLDDDELAAVVKQFYAGESDAEIAERFDDLDADAVARTRFDLHLLREADTDVPFDVDRLRELRETDATPGELAEELGASRDVVHRCARALDTRAEIRSVNDRYRAEFENALRDRELSERLTSTVHEDGLDEATEGQETDIDF; translated from the coding sequence ATGGACGAGAAGACAGAGGAACTCCGGGACATCTTCATCGACGTCGCCGACGACGAGACGGTCACGGAGTCCCAGGCAGACACCCACGGGTCCCTCAGCTCGGAGACCGAGGTCGACGAGCGCCTCCACGACGCCGTAGCAGACATGCGCGACCGCCTCGAGTTTGACACCGACCTCGACGACGACGAACTGGCGGCCGTCGTCAAGCAGTTCTACGCGGGCGAGAGCGACGCGGAGATCGCCGAGCGCTTCGACGACCTGGACGCCGACGCGGTCGCTCGCACCCGCTTCGACCTCCACCTCCTCCGGGAGGCGGACACCGACGTCCCCTTCGACGTCGACCGGCTCAGAGAGCTCCGAGAGACCGACGCGACGCCGGGCGAACTGGCCGAGGAACTGGGCGCCAGCCGCGACGTGGTCCACCGCTGCGCCCGCGCACTCGACACGAGAGCCGAGATCCGGAGCGTCAACGACCGCTACCGCGCGGAGTTCGAGAACGCGCTCCGCGACCGCGAACTGTCCGAGCGACTCACCAGTACCGTCCACGAGGACGGCCTCGACGAGGCCACCGAGGGTCAGGAGACCGACATCGACTTCTAG
- a CDS encoding biotin transporter BioY codes for MSVGTESVDLVGDSAVENVARAALFAALTGAFAYVSFPNPVSPVPVTLQVLGVFLAGIYLGPLWGGVSLSLYLVAGAVGAPVYAGGSAGLGVLLGPYGGYVWSYPVAAALVGLVAHGTGDLSLPRDVSIPRLLAGMVAGTVVVYAGGTVGYAVVEQIGLYRAFVVAAAAFVPAEAIKIAAAVGVTRSEELGAA; via the coding sequence ATGAGCGTCGGAACCGAGTCCGTCGACCTCGTCGGCGACAGCGCCGTCGAGAACGTCGCCCGTGCCGCGCTCTTCGCGGCGCTCACGGGCGCGTTCGCCTACGTATCGTTCCCGAACCCCGTCTCCCCGGTCCCGGTGACCCTGCAGGTGCTCGGCGTCTTCCTCGCGGGCATCTACCTCGGGCCGCTGTGGGGCGGCGTCTCCCTCTCGCTGTACCTCGTCGCCGGCGCCGTCGGCGCCCCCGTCTACGCCGGCGGGAGCGCCGGTCTCGGCGTCCTCCTCGGCCCGTACGGTGGCTACGTCTGGTCGTACCCCGTCGCCGCCGCGCTCGTCGGCCTCGTCGCCCACGGCACGGGCGACCTCTCCCTCCCGCGGGACGTCTCGATACCCCGCCTCCTCGCCGGGATGGTCGCGGGCACCGTCGTCGTCTACGCCGGCGGCACGGTCGGCTACGCCGTCGTCGAACAGATCGGACTCTATCGCGCGTTCGTCGTCGCCGCGGCGGCGTTCGTCCCCGCGGAGGCCATCAAGATCGCCGCCGCGGTCGGCGTCACCCGCAGCGAGGAACTCGGCGCGGCCTGA
- a CDS encoding glutaredoxin family protein, giving the protein MSARETPPRPAHSDAHLTLYRLQACPFCERVVRKLDELEIDYHSRFVEPLHSERNAVQRIVGVRTVPAIVDDETGVAMAESANIVEYLDRTYGGGA; this is encoded by the coding sequence ATGAGCGCGCGAGAGACACCACCACGACCGGCCCACAGCGACGCCCACCTCACGCTGTACAGACTGCAGGCGTGTCCGTTCTGCGAGCGCGTCGTGCGCAAACTCGACGAACTCGAGATCGACTACCACTCGCGGTTCGTGGAGCCGCTGCACTCCGAGCGGAACGCCGTCCAGCGGATCGTCGGCGTGCGCACGGTCCCCGCCATCGTCGACGACGAGACGGGCGTGGCGATGGCCGAGAGCGCGAACATCGTGGAGTACCTCGACCGGACGTACGGAGGGGGTGCGTGA
- a CDS encoding redoxin domain-containing protein, with protein MDLEFDVVDLPEADHVEVGDEAPEFTRPLVNAEYWEDVALSDLLPDGPVLLVFTTMDGAFPATYVWNELRDRGVEEYGAQVVGVSVSSPYEHKTTIEERGIEQFTGLFSDPQNGVAEAFGVENDLDGMAGVSEPRPAVFLVEPDRTVSYAWVAEEWPEFPDYDAVEAALADL; from the coding sequence ATGGACCTGGAGTTCGACGTCGTCGACCTCCCCGAGGCCGACCACGTCGAGGTCGGCGACGAGGCCCCCGAGTTCACTCGCCCGCTCGTGAACGCCGAGTACTGGGAGGACGTGGCGCTGTCGGACCTGCTCCCCGACGGACCGGTGTTGCTCGTGTTCACGACGATGGACGGCGCGTTCCCCGCGACGTACGTCTGGAACGAACTCCGCGACAGGGGCGTCGAGGAGTACGGCGCGCAGGTCGTCGGGGTCTCCGTCTCCTCGCCGTACGAACACAAGACCACCATCGAGGAGCGCGGCATCGAGCAGTTCACGGGCCTGTTCAGCGACCCCCAGAACGGCGTCGCGGAGGCGTTCGGCGTCGAGAACGACCTCGACGGGATGGCGGGCGTCAGCGAACCGCGGCCCGCGGTGTTCCTCGTCGAACCGGACCGCACGGTGTCGTACGCGTGGGTCGCCGAGGAGTGGCCGGAGTTCCCGGACTACGACGCCGTCGAGGCGGCGCTCGCGGACCTGTAA
- a CDS encoding hemolysin family protein translates to MGSLLSPLAVALFGVELTQNVIVGGGIVTMIVLMVLSGFFSSSEIAMFSLARHRIDVLREEARPGAEAVAELKEDPHRLLVTILVGNNLVNIAMSSIATGLLGYYLSQGQAVLAATFGVTALVLLFGESAPKSYAVENTESWALTIAGPLQWSERFLYPLVVTFDYLTRVVNQVTGGRAAIETSYVTRSEIQDMIKTGEREGVIDEEEREMLQRIFRFNNTIAKEVMTPRLDMTAVSKDATIEEAIQTCTQAGHERVPVYDGELDNVIGVVSLEDLVREYLYGESENVDLEDLIEPTLHVPESKNVDELLQEMQDERVQLVVVIDEFGTTEGLLTTEDITEEIVGEILEGEEELPLDFVDEETVRVRGEVNIEEVNEALEIELPEGEEFETIAGFIFNRAGRLVEEGESFRFENVELTVEHVENTRIMKARVARLPPEEAEDVDHESLAADGER, encoded by the coding sequence ATGGGCTCACTGTTGTCTCCGCTGGCGGTAGCGCTGTTCGGCGTCGAACTCACGCAGAACGTGATCGTCGGCGGCGGTATCGTCACGATGATCGTCCTGATGGTGCTCTCGGGGTTCTTCTCCTCCTCGGAGATCGCCATGTTCTCGCTGGCCCGCCACCGCATCGACGTGCTCCGCGAGGAGGCGCGGCCCGGTGCGGAGGCGGTCGCGGAGTTGAAGGAAGATCCCCACCGGCTGCTCGTCACGATCCTCGTCGGCAACAACCTCGTGAACATCGCGATGTCCTCTATCGCCACCGGCCTGCTCGGCTACTATCTCTCCCAGGGGCAGGCGGTGCTCGCGGCGACGTTCGGCGTCACCGCGCTCGTCCTCCTCTTCGGTGAGAGCGCGCCGAAGTCATACGCCGTCGAGAACACGGAGTCGTGGGCGCTCACCATCGCCGGGCCGCTGCAGTGGTCCGAGCGCTTCCTCTACCCGCTGGTCGTCACCTTCGACTACCTGACCCGGGTCGTCAACCAGGTGACCGGCGGCCGGGCCGCCATTGAGACGTCCTACGTCACGCGCTCGGAGATCCAGGACATGATCAAGACGGGGGAGCGCGAGGGCGTCATCGACGAGGAGGAACGGGAGATGCTCCAGCGCATCTTCCGGTTCAACAACACCATCGCCAAGGAGGTGATGACACCGCGTCTCGACATGACCGCCGTCTCGAAGGACGCCACCATCGAGGAGGCCATCCAGACGTGCACGCAGGCCGGCCACGAGCGCGTCCCCGTCTACGACGGCGAACTCGACAACGTCATCGGCGTCGTCAGCCTCGAGGACCTCGTCCGCGAGTACCTCTACGGGGAGAGCGAGAACGTCGACCTCGAGGACCTCATCGAGCCGACGCTCCACGTGCCCGAGTCGAAGAACGTCGACGAACTGCTCCAGGAGATGCAGGACGAGCGCGTCCAGCTCGTCGTCGTCATCGACGAGTTCGGGACCACCGAGGGGCTGCTCACGACCGAGGACATCACCGAGGAGATCGTCGGCGAGATACTCGAGGGCGAGGAGGAACTCCCCCTCGACTTCGTCGACGAGGAAACCGTGCGCGTGCGCGGCGAGGTGAACATCGAGGAGGTCAACGAGGCTCTCGAGATCGAACTGCCGGAGGGCGAGGAGTTCGAGACCATCGCGGGGTTCATCTTCAACCGCGCCGGCCGTCTCGTCGAGGAGGGCGAGTCGTTCCGCTTCGAGAACGTCGAACTCACCGTCGAACACGTCGAGAACACGCGCATCATGAAGGCCCGCGTCGCACGACTCCCGCCCGAGGAAGCCGAGGACGTCGACCACGAGTCGCTCGCTGCCGACGGCGAGCGCTAG
- a CDS encoding energy-coupling factor ABC transporter ATP-binding protein, protein MLSVRDLTHRYGDRAALDGVSLDVADGECVVLAGANGSGKTTLVRHLNGLLVPDDGDVLVDGTPVQDDLVAARTSVGMVFQDPRDGFVGATVGADVAFGPENLGLPREDVEARVADALDAVGMTGRGDERIDELSGGEQARVAIAGALAMRPAHLVLDEPFAGLDWPARRTVLERLRALHAGVPASRASGSSSEEQRESDGGTSLVVVTHDLRDVWDLADRVVVLADGEVAVAGAPEDVRDELPDLGVRAP, encoded by the coding sequence ATGCTGTCCGTCCGCGACCTCACGCACCGCTACGGCGACCGCGCCGCCCTCGACGGCGTCAGCCTCGACGTCGCCGACGGCGAGTGCGTCGTCCTCGCGGGGGCCAACGGCTCCGGGAAGACGACGCTCGTCCGCCACCTCAACGGCCTCCTGGTTCCCGACGACGGCGACGTGCTCGTCGACGGTACCCCCGTCCAGGACGACCTCGTCGCCGCGCGCACGAGCGTCGGGATGGTGTTTCAGGACCCCCGCGACGGCTTCGTCGGCGCGACGGTCGGCGCAGACGTGGCGTTCGGCCCGGAGAACCTCGGCCTCCCCCGTGAGGACGTCGAGGCCCGCGTGGCCGACGCCCTCGACGCCGTCGGCATGACGGGGCGGGGAGACGAACGCATCGACGAACTCTCCGGCGGCGAGCAGGCTCGGGTCGCCATCGCCGGCGCGCTCGCCATGCGACCCGCCCACCTCGTCCTCGACGAACCGTTCGCCGGCCTCGACTGGCCCGCTCGCCGGACCGTCCTCGAGCGCCTGCGCGCGCTCCACGCCGGGGTTCCCGCGAGTAGAGCGAGCGGGAGCTCGTCGGAGGAGCAACGCGAGTCCGACGGCGGCACCAGCCTCGTCGTCGTCACCCACGACCTGCGCGACGTCTGGGACCTCGCCGACCGCGTCGTCGTGCTGGCCGACGGCGAGGTCGCTGTAGCGGGGGCGCCCGAGGACGTCCGTGACGAACTACCCGACCTCGGGGTGCGGGCGCCGTGA